TGCAGCGGTACGCCGAGTCCACGCTGGGCGTTGTCCGGCGACAGCTGGCCACCCTGCACGCTGCCGTACTGCAGCCACTGGCGGTCGAGGTCGAACAGCTGGCGCACCAGCAGCTCGACCTCGCGACTGGTCAGCTGGTCGCTGCCCAGCAGCAGGCTGCTGACCGCCAGGGTGGCCACCGGCTCGGCCTGGCCGGGGTAGCTGGCACGCGGCAGCTGATAGGCGAAGCTGCCGGGGCGCTCCTGCTGCAGGCGCGCGATGGCCGCCGGCTCCAGCGGCAGCAGGCGCAGGGCGAAGGCTTCGCTGGCGGCGCGGATGTTGTCGGCCGGGCTGCCGATCACCTGGATCAGGGCGTCCAGCCTGCCATCGCGCAGTTCCGCCAGGCCCTGCTGCAGGTCCAGGCTGGCCGCCTCGGCCAGGTCCTGCGGCTGCAGGCCGTGGGCCGCCAGCACGGCCAGGGCGGTGTGCCGCGAGGCGGAGCCGCCCTGGCCGAGGTTGACGCGCCGGCCGCGCAGGTCGGCGATGCTGCGCAGCTCGCCGTCGGCACGCACCAGCACATGCACCGGCTCCGGATAGAGGCTGGCCAGGGCGCGCAGGCGGTGGTTCGGCCCGTCTTCGGCGAAGGGCCCGGCGCCGCTCACCGCCAGGTGCGCCATGTCGCTCTGCGACAGGGCCAGCAGCACCTCGCCGGCGCGCAGCAGGCGCAGGTTGTCGAGGCCGCCCTCGGTGTTCAGCGGCAGGATGCTCAGGCCCTGCTCGCGCAGCGCGCTGCTCATGGCCTGGGCGAAGCGCGCGTACTGCCCGGCCTGCGGGCCGCCGGCCAGCGGGTAGCCGCTGTGCAGGCGGCCGAGACGGCCCTGGATGTTGGTCAGCGAGCGTTCCAGCTCATCGCTGATGACCTTGCGCTCGGCGCTGCCGGTGCCGCCGGGCGCCAGGTTGAGCGCGGTACTGATGGCCAGCACCAGCGCCTCGCGCGGACTGGCCGCGGCGCTGGTCTGCGGCGCCCGCGGGGCACTGAAGCCCTGCGGGACCACGGCCTGCCAGGCGCCGTCCTGCTCGCGGTAGATCAGGCTGCCGTGGGCGCGCAGCAGGTCGCCGCGCTGGTTGCCACCGCTCTCGATGCCGCTGAGGCCGCGCGGGCCGGCACCCAGGGCGCTGATCAGGCTGGCCACGCCGGGCGAGTCCCAGGAGCCGAAGTCGAGGTCGCGCTCCAGGCGCAGCTCGGCATCGAAGTACACCAGCAGGCGTGCTTCGCCGGGGGCGGAATGGGCGTCGCTGGCCGAGCCGCGCCGCTGCAGCCCCACCAGGCTCAGGCTGTCGGCGGGGAAGGCCTGTTCCAGGCGCTGCCGCAGGTCGGCTTCCAGGGCCTGCTGCTCGGGGCCGCGCGAACAGGCGGCGAGCAGGGCCAGCAGGGCGATCGTGAGGATGCGCAGCATGGTTCAGCTCCCCATGCCCGGCAGCGCCAGGAATCCGGTCAGTACCAGGGCATTGATCAGGTCGATGAGGAAGGCACCGACCAGCGGCACCACCAGGAAGGCCTGTGGCGCCGGGCCGTACTTCTGCACGATGGCCTGCATGTTGGCGATGGCGGTGGCGGTGGCGCCCAGGGCGAAGCCGCAGAAGGCCGCCGACATCACCGCGCTCTCGTAGTCGCGGCCGACCGCGCGGTACACCAGCGCGCCGCCATAGGCCAGCACCAGCACCACCTGACCCAGCAGGATCAGCAGCAGCGGGCCGGCCAGGCTGGCCACGCTGGCCAGGTTCAGCGCCATCATGGTCATGGCCAGGAACAGCGCCAGGGCCAGGCTGGACACCAGTTCGATGGCCGCGTCGTTGAGGCGCAGGCCGACCAGGTGACCGCAATTGCGGATCAGCACGCCGAGCAGCAGGCACCAGAGGAAGCTGGGCAGGGTCACCGGCGCGCCGCTGACCAGGTCGGCCAGCCACTGCCCGGCCAGTACCGCGACCAGCACGGCGGCCAGCACCGGGATCAGGCTGGCGGCGCTGATCGGTGCGGCGTCGCCATCGGCGCTGGGCTGCGCCGCGGCGGCCTGGCCATCGGTGCCGGCCAGGGCATGGCGGCGGATCAGCCACTGCGCCAGCGGGCCACCACAGATGCCGCCGAGCACCAGGCCGAGGGTGGCACCGGTCATCGCCAGCTCCATCACCGACTGGATGTTGTGCACCTCGGCGAAGCGCTCGGCGTAGGCTGCACCGGTGCCATGGCCGCCGACCAGGGTGATGGTGCCGCCGATCAGGCCCATCAGCGGATGCAGGTCCAGGCCCCAGGCGATCAGCAGGCCGGTGAGGTTCTGCAGCACCAGGAAGGGCGCCAGCACCAGCACGAACATCAGCAGGCGCTTGCCGCCCTGGCGCAGCAGGCCGAGGTTGGCGGACAGGCCGACGGCGGCGAAGAAGGCCAGCAGCAGTACCGGCTTGAGGGTGACGTCGAACTCCAGGCGCAGCTCCGTGACGCTGCCGACCAGCAGCATGCCGAGGGCGAACAGCAGGCCGCCGGTGATCGGGTCGGGGATGTTGTAGCGCGACAGCAGGGGGATCAGGCGGTTGACGTGGCGGCCCAGGAGTAGAACCAGCACGGTCGCCAGCAGGGTTTCCACGGGTTGCAGCGTCATCGGCGCTCCTTATCCGGATCGGCTCTGGCACGCCCGCTTGCGGGGCATGAGCAGAGCCTAGACCAGGGCGCCGGGGCTGTCTTCAGAAGCCTTCCAGAACGATCTTGCCGCGTGCCTTGCCGCTTTCCAGCAAGGCGTGGGCGCGGCGCAGGTTGGCTGCGTCGATGCGCCCGAAGTGCTCGCCCAGGGTGGTGCGCAGCACCGCGGCGTCGATCAGCTGGCCGACACGTTCGAGCAGGCGGTGCTGTTCGATCATGTCGGCGGTCTGGAACAGGGAGCGGGTGTACATGAACTCCCAGTGCAGCGACAGGCTCTTGCGCTTGAGCTGGGTCACGTCGAGCTGCGCCGGATCGTCGATCAGGGCCAGCCTGCCGCGCGGGGCAAGGGCCTCCACCAGCTGGTCGAAGTACTGGTCGGTGTGGGTCAGGCTGGCGACCCGCTCGACCTGCGCGATACCCAGGGCCTGCAACTGCGGCAGCAGCGGCTGGCTGTGATCGATCACGTGGTGGGCGCCCAGCTCGCGTACCCAGGCCTGGGTTTCGGCGCGCGAGGCGGTGCCGATGACGGTCATGCCGGTGAGCCTGCGCGCTAGCTGCACCAGGATCGAGCCGACCCCGCCGCCGGCCCCCATCACCAGCAGGCACTGGCCAGCGCCCTGGCCCTCGCGTGCGCCGAGG
This DNA window, taken from Pseudomonas alcaligenes, encodes the following:
- a CDS encoding TAXI family TRAP transporter solute-binding subunit; translated protein: MLRILTIALLALLAACSRGPEQQALEADLRQRLEQAFPADSLSLVGLQRRGSASDAHSAPGEARLLVYFDAELRLERDLDFGSWDSPGVASLISALGAGPRGLSGIESGGNQRGDLLRAHGSLIYREQDGAWQAVVPQGFSAPRAPQTSAAASPREALVLAISTALNLAPGGTGSAERKVISDELERSLTNIQGRLGRLHSGYPLAGGPQAGQYARFAQAMSSALREQGLSILPLNTEGGLDNLRLLRAGEVLLALSQSDMAHLAVSGAGPFAEDGPNHRLRALASLYPEPVHVLVRADGELRSIADLRGRRVNLGQGGSASRHTALAVLAAHGLQPQDLAEAASLDLQQGLAELRDGRLDALIQVIGSPADNIRAASEAFALRLLPLEPAAIARLQQERPGSFAYQLPRASYPGQAEPVATLAVSSLLLGSDQLTSREVELLVRQLFDLDRQWLQYGSVQGGQLSPDNAQRGLGVPLHEGAERALQQLRSVAPPAG
- a CDS encoding zinc-binding alcohol dehydrogenase family protein; the encoded protein is MKAIAYYQSLPIEHAEALLDLELPAPQPGPRDLLVEVRAISVNPVDTKVRRNVAPDAGQAKVLGWDVAGVVRAVGSEVTLFRPGDRVFYAGAIDRPGANSELHLVDERIVGHMPGSLDFAHAAALPLTSITAWELLFDHLGAREGQGAGQCLLVMGAGGGVGSILVQLARRLTGMTVIGTASRAETQAWVRELGAHHVIDHSQPLLPQLQALGIAQVERVASLTHTDQYFDQLVEALAPRGRLALIDDPAQLDVTQLKRKSLSLHWEFMYTRSLFQTADMIEQHRLLERVGQLIDAAVLRTTLGEHFGRIDAANLRRAHALLESGKARGKIVLEGF
- the gltS gene encoding sodium/glutamate symporter, producing the protein MTLQPVETLLATVLVLLLGRHVNRLIPLLSRYNIPDPITGGLLFALGMLLVGSVTELRLEFDVTLKPVLLLAFFAAVGLSANLGLLRQGGKRLLMFVLVLAPFLVLQNLTGLLIAWGLDLHPLMGLIGGTITLVGGHGTGAAYAERFAEVHNIQSVMELAMTGATLGLVLGGICGGPLAQWLIRRHALAGTDGQAAAAQPSADGDAAPISAASLIPVLAAVLVAVLAGQWLADLVSGAPVTLPSFLWCLLLGVLIRNCGHLVGLRLNDAAIELVSSLALALFLAMTMMALNLASVASLAGPLLLILLGQVVLVLAYGGALVYRAVGRDYESAVMSAAFCGFALGATATAIANMQAIVQKYGPAPQAFLVVPLVGAFLIDLINALVLTGFLALPGMGS